The following nucleotide sequence is from Mangifera indica cultivar Alphonso chromosome 17, CATAS_Mindica_2.1, whole genome shotgun sequence.
ATCTGGAATTAGATTGAAAATGCACTGACGAATGAATTTATGAAAGCTTTGTCAGTAGTTAGGATGTCAATGTTCAATGATTGAGAGCTGTAGGGCTGACACCGACATctttatctctatctctatctTCATGCGATCTACTGAAGATACTCATTTCATTTGTAAAGTCTATTTTTCagcattatataaatataaacactCATATATGGTTTTATGGGTAAGTCTATTCAACATCCATTGCTATCATAAATTAATCGACCAAAATAATTTACAAGGAAACAGCAATTACAATAGTAGTATGTAAGGTTAGTTACGAATTAAGTTACCTTTATTTGGGTTTAATATCTAGTTCGAATGAgtcaaattaaagttaaaataaccttaattaaaattttgagccGGGCTAATTCAAAGTTAACCCatcattaataaatttgtgttttttgatGACCTTTTGTTCTTTTTCAGTGCTTTTTGACCTCGTTAGTGATCTCATGGTTAGATTGAGTTAGCTCAAATTCCAAATGAATTTTCAGGATTCAAATTAAACCTGGCCTACATTGCCGAACATCCCCTGTTTTAGGGACAGGTCACATTGTTATCTTGAACCAGTCAAATGCTACCCACGTGAGTGGTTCTCACCAAAACCAAACCCTCGTCAGCTGTCTTGTCGCTCTCCGCCATTCTACCTCTCAAAATTCTTCAGCATTTACGTTTTTCACTGTGTTTTTACACACAcacgtatatatatatttcatccCCCTGTAAAACATTGATCTATTGAagaaataattcttcaattgtaAGTACATAAAAAgcatttaagattttttattatcccAAACACTCTActcaattataatttaaaaaatgttaatggacgaattttatttatttctctcatTCCAAATTCACTTCGAAACAACGAATCTGGGATCACAATGAGTCAGGGCCACCCCTTTACAATTCATGCATGAGCCCTAAACCAGATATCTGCAAATGGTGGTTGTTCAAATGTTATGTCATGATCAATCTACTCTACTgtggaaaaatgaaaataaaattaaaaggttaacaatctcttttatattatcatattttgtgAGGTGAATTTGGCATTATTATGGCGGAAGTTCCCATATCTGTCCTATTCATAGAATACAAAAGTTCAAATCAACACTTTTGGACCGATTAGGTCATGAAAATCCTTCTTTATTTGCATTCTAATTAGAAATGGCTTGGCGTCAGATTATAGCTTTTTTGCCATAATCCGGCCAAATGTCGGTACTCCAGGTGCTAATTATCGGAGACAGACAGAGGAAGAAGGAGGAGGGTTTGGATAAAAGTCGGTCCACTTTCGTAGCAATGTTATTTTAAGGTTAAATGGGTCCACAGAACAACCATGACAGCACAGGAACAAGCCGCGACGATTTAGAACATCTTTATTAGGCCCTCCCCAGAATTCTTGACCCACTTTCCTCGTGACATGTTTCCAGTTCCCGGCAAATTtcttactttttcataaaaatgaaaaattgaaaactaaattcgGTGGCCATTGTTGCTTCCTGAATAAATGGCGTTGGAAGAAGATTGTACTGATATATTATATggaggccaaaggacttgttcccacctagGGTGTAGTCCTTTTTCAAATctgtgaaatttcaaaaatctaaatatttatttataatcaaatatctattaaaattttttcttatatataagggtaggactgttattttaatattaatattaaaaaatatataaatttattttagttactctcatattttgaaaacaaataaaataactttattctatctaaaatttttcatttttgaaaagtgattattttcccctcacttaggattttttttcttttctctctagCCATCGCTTTGTCTTCAGCAACCTCCTCTTCCCTCCCTGACCGTTAGCTGACTCTCTTTCATTGTTAGCAAACAACAAAACATCAACAAAGTCATGCTGATGAAGAGAGACAAAGACGGTTCGTTTCTCTCTGTCAATAAATAGAGAGACGAAAATTTTCATCTCCTCGTTAATATTTCGTCGTTTGTTGACAGCGAGAGAGATTGGCTAACAGTCAAGGGGGGAAAAGAAGGTCATCGGAGATAAAACAGTGGTTGGAGaggggaggaaaaaaaaaacttagataggaagaaatagtcactttttaaaattagaaaaagtttAGGTAGGAGTGAagttgtcaatttttaaaatattgggagagagagaggaaaaactgagataaatttatatattttttaatatttataatgaaatgatggttttaccattgtatataacataaaattttaataaatgtttgatgatgaatagatatttaagtttttgaaactctGTAGATATGAGTTTGcaaataaactaaaccttggcttggaataagtcttttggtgtTATACAGAGTCACAACACAGAGCAAAAATAGACACCTGGCGATCGATGGCATGGTAGCCTGTAATTTCACCGTGCTCAAGTTATTAATTACATTTAGAATTGACTGAAAGTTCCTACATGAAAGCAAGAATGAAGAAGCAGTTTTTCAGTGAAACAGATGATGAATTAGATGACGAATATGCCCTCAAAGGCTGGGGCTTCAAGTGTTGTGGGCTCGCATGCTGTTGCGACAGCGGCCACGTGATGTTGAGTAGTTTTTGTCCCGTTTTCAACCTCGAACATCCAGCCCAGCCACCCAGATTTGGCAGGCTGGGGCTTCATGAAAGCGAAAGGGCAAATACGTCATGAATGCCCCACGTGAAGATACAGAATTACCGTCAAGAAAATGTCAGAATTTTATTTCCCTTTAAGTCCAAGGGCTTTATTCTCCATTCAAATGCATATAAACCCATGTAATGTTCCTCATAATCTCAGCTGCTAACTCTTGTTTTTCTCCAGGATTGTTTGGCTTTGCGCACAGAATGCGAGGAGGGTTCATTTTTCTGTCGGTGCTGCTCTGTTCCACTTTCCATGTCTCCTTCTCGCTCATAGTAGACGGTAAGCCACAGTTATATACATAAACTACATACATATTTCAAATAGCCCATATCAAGAACTTACTGTAGAGCTCCTAAGGCTTTGCCTGGTAAATTTCTTGGCTAAGATCAGGGCCATAGAGCAGGTGGCAGCTAGCTACTGAGTATTGAAAGTCTGTTGTGTTGGCAGATAAGTTATTTAAGTTGGCTATGATGGGTAGATGAAAATTATATTGTCtgattttaattcattaattacatTACTTGTTTGCTTGCTCAATTTTGCCAGGACTAGTCCCAAATGGTGACTTTGAGCTCGGCCCCAAGCCCTCGGACATGAATGGCACAGTGGTTCTTGGCAAGTACGCAATACCAAAATGGGAAATTTCTGGCTTCGTTGAGTACATAAAATCGGGGCAAAAGCAAGGGGATATGTTGCTGGTGGTGCCAGAGGGGGCCTTTGCAGTTAGGCTAGGAAACGAGGCATCAATTAAGCAGAGAATCAAAGTGACTAAGGGCATGTACTATTCCATCTCCTTCAGCTATGCCCGCACTTGTGCTCAAGATGAGTCGCTCAACATATCCGTGGCGCCGGATTTTGGCTTGCTGCCTGTGCAAACGCTGTACAGCAGCAACGGCTGGGACACTTATGCATGGGGTTTCAAAGCTTTGTATGAAACTGTGGAGCTTGTTTTGCACAATCCAGGGGTCGAGGAGGATGCTGCTTGCGGTCCACTCGTCGATTCGGTCGCCATTAAAACTCTTTACCCTCCTAGACCTTCCAACAGTAAGTTCCCTTTCTTTTCTGGGATGAATTATTGAGGAAGTAAGGTCGCTTTCTTACCTGTGGCAATTTTCTGAAAGAGTCACTATTCGATGCTAACATTATGTGCTGTGGGGCTAAACAGTCATAAATGAAAGCGACCAATGTCGAATCGTTTGTCATTTCGTTCCACAAATGGCATACAGCCTTATTGAGCTTCCGTATAGGTAGGGATGGTCGCTGAGAAGGGAATGGATACACTAATTTCCGTTCCATCTTTGATGaaaaaacctttttctttttccatccCGTCCACGGTggtaagagaataaaaaatctTTGTCTCTTTTCCGTAGGAAAAAATGTTCTCTTTTCTCTCCCCATTATTGATGGAAAAATTCCTCTTTTCTATATTCTTCTCAtctttagtaaaaaaataatataatattaattgttattgAGTATTTATAACGatttaaagtaatttaatatttaaaaatttaaataatttgtaaaaaaaaaataaatcagatagaaaataagttaaaaatatatttattttcatcctTTTATTGGCTTCAATGGTGGggatttcaataatttttatttatatttatatttctattttaatcagACAATTTTTCATCTATTCAGACTAATATGGTCAAACGACCTAATTTAAAAGGTTAAATCGTCCTCCTATTGAAACTTTGCACGAGAACAAACAAATTACATCTGATGAAGTAACTTTTTACCGATTTATTTATGCAGAAAACTTGGTGAAAAATCCCAGTTTTGAAGAAGGTCCATATGTGTTTCCCAACACATCTTGGGGAGTCCTAATCCCACCCAACATTGAAGACGACCACTCTCCATTACCAGGCTGGATGATCGAATCCTTGAAAGCCGTAAAGTATATAGACGCCGAGCACTTCTCCGTCCCACATGGGCGGAGAGCGGTTGAGCTTGTGGCCGGAAAAGAAAGCGCCATCGCCCAGATCGTCCGCACCATCCCGGGAAAAACTTATAGTCTCTCGTTCTCAGTGGGCGATGCCAGCAACTCCTGTCAAGGATCCATGGTTGTTGAAGCCTTTGCAGGCAGGGATACCATCAAAGTGCCTTATGAATCAAAAGGCAAAGGCGGATTCAAACGTGCAGTGCTTAAGTTTGTGGCTGTTTCACCACGAACTCGGATAATGTTCCTCAGCACATTTTACACCATGAGAAGCGATGACTTTTCCTCCCTCTGCGGCCCGGTTCTTGATGATGTGACGCTGTTGAGTCTTCGTAAGCCATGAGGCAGCCCACCAAGCATGGTGCATGGGAGACACATAATTAAGATATATTGGATCTCTTGttatagtatttatttattaagaggttttaattttgtggcaacaaaaataaattaagagattattacttaataataccCACAAAGGTtttatattataagtatatttACCTTTCTAATCATATATGGGTGGATTTTGAGCTGAACCCAAATagtgttaattaaaaattggcttaaatttaaaatactaaaatctaatttaaatttgagcggaattaaataataaaaagtaacaAAGGAAACAATAAATCATTAAGAAAGAATtcgaaaataacataatttcaa
It contains:
- the LOC123200547 gene encoding uncharacterized protein LOC123200547, whose translation is MFLIISAANSCFSPGLFGFAHRMRGGFIFLSVLLCSTFHVSFSLIVDGLVPNGDFELGPKPSDMNGTVVLGKYAIPKWEISGFVEYIKSGQKQGDMLLVVPEGAFAVRLGNEASIKQRIKVTKGMYYSISFSYARTCAQDESLNISVAPDFGLLPVQTLYSSNGWDTYAWGFKALYETVELVLHNPGVEEDAACGPLVDSVAIKTLYPPRPSNKNLVKNPSFEEGPYVFPNTSWGVLIPPNIEDDHSPLPGWMIESLKAVKYIDAEHFSVPHGRRAVELVAGKESAIAQIVRTIPGKTYSLSFSVGDASNSCQGSMVVEAFAGRDTIKVPYESKGKGGFKRAVLKFVAVSPRTRIMFLSTFYTMRSDDFSSLCGPVLDDVTLLSLRKP